The sequence CCATTCCAGACACCCATAAATGATAACACAAATCACAATTTATATAGactaattattagagatgtccgataatatcggactgccaatattatcggccgataaatgctttaaaaatgtaatatcggatactatcggtatcggtttcaaaaagtaaactttatgactttttaaaacgccgctgtgtacacggacgtagggagaagtacagagcgccaataaactttaaaggcactgcctttgcgtgccgacccaatcacataatatctacggcttttcacacacacaagtgaatgcatgcatacttggtcaacagccatacaggtcacactgagggtagccgtataaacaactttaacactgttacaaatatgcgccacactgtgaacccacaccaaacaagaatgacaaacacatttcgggagaacatccgcaccgtaacacaacataaacacaacagaacaaatacccagaaccccttgcagcactaactcttcccggacactacaatatacacccccccgctatcccctaccctcttcccacctcaaccccgcctccctcagggagagcatgtcccaaattccaagctgctgttttgaggcatgttaaaaaaaaataatgcactttttgacttcaataataaatatggcagtgccatgttggcattttttttccataacttgagttgatttattttggaaaaccttgttacattgtttaatgcatccagcggggcatcacaacaaaattaggcataataatgtgttaattccaagactgtatatatcggtatcggttgatatcggaatcggtaattaagagttggacaatatcgggatatcggcaaaaaagtcattatcggacatctctactaattatAATTGCACATTAAAAAACAATCTTGTAAGTAGAAATGAGCGACGTCTTCTACTTAAGAGTATTTTAGCCAGTGActttaggtggcgacttgtccagggtgtatcccgccttcctcccgaatgcagctgagataggctccagcaacctccgcgaccccgaaagggacaagcggtaggaaatggatggatggatggactttaggTTGTCAACATGTGTGTTTCTGTACTCCCAAAAGGTAGGGGTCACTGTGTTCATCTGCGGCTTGAATCCAAGTCTGGAATTTAATACGAAGTTAACTGCATCTCAGAAAGAAACCAGAATAGTTTAGTCCTGGTTTTATTGATGCTCTAAACGTGAACCCGGGCCactgtgtttatgttaaacaACTTGGAtacatggaatgatatttgggaaaatgccaataagccctttagaagcattaaaggtaggctgactcaatttaagatcttgaataggttgtattttacatcttctccgcTGTTTAAAatgggtgtagtagatagcaagttatgtatgaagtgtcgggcaggtGAGGGAActgttgttcatttattgtgggaatgtcagagaataaaaaagttgtggttgaaaacaacaaaagaagcaatcacattccttaatataaacatcccaatgacactgcaaacttgtattcttggggatctccatcaatttagtaacgtgtcatcagagagtaaaaatgcttttctttcaatatgcataataacaaaaagggtaatattaaaaaaatggatagatgttgatagtccaacacatactgactggtatacacaagctatggagatgatatcagtagaaaaaaaatgcatttagttgagataataatgagtcatatattggaatatgggatccattatttaaatttgttttaaaggcctactgaaagccactactaccgaccacgcagtctgatagtttatatatcaatgatgaaatcttaacattataacacatgccaatacggccggattaacttataaagtgacattttaaatttgccgctaaacttccggttcgaaacgcctctgaggatgacgtatgcgcgtgacgtagcccggcgaacacgggtatgccttccacattgaagccgatacgaaaaagctctgttttcatttcataattccacagtattctggacatctgtgttcgtgaatctgtttcaatcatgttcattgcattatggagaaggaagccgagcaagcaaagaagaaagttgtcggtgcgaaatggacgtatttttcgaacgtagtcagccacaacagtacacagccggcgcttctttgtttacattcccgaaagatgcagtcaagatggaagaactcggataacagagactctaaccaggaggacttttgatttggatacacagacgcctgtagagaactgggacaacacagactcttaccaggattactttgatttggatgacaaagacgcagacgtgctactgtgagtatgcagctttggcttttttttgcgtatgtacgtaacttttttaaaatatataagctttatgaaccttgggttaggtgaacggtcttttgggctgagtgattgtgtgtgttgatcatgtgtttgaattgtattggcgtgttctatggagctaggagctagcagaggagctaggagctagcataacacgtaccgtaccgtacgtgcgcgtcacgtacgtaactttttaaaaatatataagctttatgaaccttgggttaggtgaacggtcttttgggctgagtgattgtgtgtgttgatcaggtgtttgaattgtattggcgtgttctatggagctaggagctagcagaggagctaggagctagcataacaaacacgcaggtgttattatgcaggattaatttgtggcatattaaatataagcctggttgtgttgtggctaatagagtatatatatgtcttgtgtttatttactgttgtagtcattcccagctgaatatcaggtaccgtgagtatgcagccttggctgctaaacattcgataacttgaccgtatgtgcgcgtcacgtacgtaactttttaaaaatatataagctttatgaaccttgggttaggtaaacggtcttttgggctgagtgattgtgtgtgttgatcaggtgtttgaattgtattggcgtgttctatggagctaggagctagcagaggagctaggagctagcataacaaacacgcaggtgtttttatgcaggattaatttgtggcatattaaatataagcctggttgtgttatggctaatagagtatatatatgtcttgtgtttatttactgttgtagtcattcccagctgaatatcaggtcacccccggctctcacagcatcttccctatctgaatagcttcaactccccactagtccttcacttgcactttactcatccacaaatctttcatcctcgctcaaattaatggggaaattgtcgctttctcggtccgaatctctctcacttcatgcggccatcattgtaaacaatagggaactttgcgtatatgttcaactgactacgtcacgctacttccggtaggagcaagccttttttttatcagataccaaaagttgcaatctttatcgtcgttgttctatactaaatcctttcagcaaaaatatggcaatatcgcgaaatgatcaagtatgacacatagaatagatctgctatccccgtttgaataaaaaaaattcatttcagtaggcctttaactattaaatgaaccaaaaatatgacttattctatctttgtggaaaatattggacacaatgtgttgtcaagtttatgagatgcgatgcaagtgtaagccactgtgacactattgttcttttttttcttttcttttttttattaatataaaaaaaaaaatagtatgggAAAGTGTGACtcataccttgtttacttctctgACGGCCtcattaatttttttgtaatcatTCAGAAACATCCAACACAGCTAAAGTGCTCCAAACATGGGGTAGTGTGGAGATGAAGTGTTTGGCATATTACCCATTGTAATTTGTAGTGGCATTGGATGGATGTCATTTTGAATTGGGTATGGTGcttagagtttaaaaaaaaaaatttaatggaTCATGTCTAAGCCAAATTTTGTTTGTGTGCCGCAGACATCCAGCAGCTAAATGGTCATCCAGAAGAAATTCTCCCTCAGCCACATGGTGGGAGCTCTACTTTGAAGCAGGAGGCTCCGAAGCCCCCCTATgctaaagaggaagaggaggaactctgtatcactcaggagggagagcgTCGTCTTGGTCCCCAGGAGGCCGATCTCAATAATTTGCAACTGAATGTCGTCTGTGTCAATATTGAAGACGATGATaacaaaccacaagtagacaacctcatAGCGCcgctatcagatagtgaggctgaagacggcTTTGCAGAACCTtggagcagcgatacagactgtgaaggtgatatgcgAAGTCACACTGGCAGCAAACACTCTGAACACTCTAAAAATAAGACAGGTAAAACATGCTTGACCTGCTCAATTTGTGCTAAGAGCTTTACTCAAAAGCGCAATTTGACTCAGCACATGAgagcacacactggagaaaaaacattGAGCTGTTCAGTTTGTGGGAAAAGATGCACTAAAAAGAgtcatttgactgaacacatgagaacgcacacgggagaaaaaccttttcaaTGTTCTGTTTGttgtaaaagcttttctcaaaactgCAATTTGacaaaacacatgagaacacacacgggagaaaaaccatttGATTGTTCAATTTGTGGGAAAAGATTTTCTCAAAACAGCCATTTGCCTGAAcatatgagaacgcacacaggtgaaaaacctttcatctgttcagtttgtggtaaaagttttggtcAAAAGAACACTTTGTCTGatcacatgagaacacatactggagaaaaaccatttatttgTTTAGTGTGCGGTAAACGCTTTTCTCTCAAGAGACCGTTGACCGTGCACATGaaaacgcacacaggagaaaaaacatttaattgctcGGTTTGCAGCAAGAGTTTTTATTCCAGACCaggtttgactcaacacataatGAAACACACTGGAGGAAAAACATTCAGGTGTTCAGTTTGTGATAAACGCTTTTGGAAAAGGAGCCTTCTGTCTtatcacatgagaacgcacacaggagaaaaaccttttagttgCTCAGTTTGCAGTAAAAGCTTTATGTACAGACAAAAGTTGACTCGACACATAatgacacacaggagaaaaacactTAAAAGGCAAGTATTGTAACACACATGAAATACAAATCTGTCGTTGCTTATATTTACAGTATCAGATTTACTCAGAATGCAACTATTTCAATGAGTGAGTGGTGCAAAAAGCAGCAGCTACACAACTTTGATGGCGGTGTTTTCCTCACCTTCCTTTGAATTGCGAAAGTTAGGGCTTCTCGATTTTGGGCGAAAATAAAAgatttgtgttttttaaaaactatttttggtGGTAAAAACTACATCATGTAATCTGTAATGAAATAGGATAAATAAAAGTTATACATATAGTTCAAGACAaatctttgtgtttttatttgttattgtatAAACATTTCATCTTTATCTTTATGCCTTTTTTCTCTATTTCCCATTTTTTTCAAACCGtatctttattgttgttgtttttttattttacctctATAATGTGCCAGgggttgtggagaatgcatatatgtttaagagttctttctctattcatagccatgtttggagcatctagtacttttcctttgtatattctaccagtttctcttgtcttcagaggtctgtttagtgtcttaaaccatcaggaatgtgaatacAACCCCCAattcttccttatcagtgttgcgagagggagaggtgggggctttctttgtgtgcaagaagtGGGCTCTTCTGTTTGAGTGTGAGATCAACTAgcgtagccgatatgaatgtattgattaagcggatctcctgaaatttcagtaaaacttgataatattcctattctgtcttgatggtccttcttactcagcatatttgtcatcgaaagaacttgggattgaccagtaacttagattccctgggaggaagagctggtcgacgcaacagggTCCATAAAAAATCAGCGTTTCCACACATGGCTCCCAGTCCACACTGTGAACGCCACTGGTTTACTTATTTCATCAGGAAGGcaaagtgttgccaaacaacagaagagtatCTCTAAGCTGTGTCTTCTTAGCGCTTATGGTCGTGATCAAGGTTAGgttgtattccgacaagttggtacactttgacagccacacgttagacctggaaatggcgagaacgacacgagaagacttttcttcgtgaggattataagtcattcttcatctaaacgggactataacaagattctatcaatcAGCATCCTCatgacagcagactttgtacagcAAGTGATATTCTACttttgcgtcgaccagctcttcctcccagggaatctaagttactggtcaatcccaagttttttttgatgacatatatgcttagtaagaaggaccatcaagacagaattggaatattatcaagttttactgaaatttcaggagatcagcttaatcaatacattcatatcggctactctagttgatctgacattcaaacggaaaagctaACTCCTTGCACACAAAGAGAGCCCCCAcctctccccctcgcaacactgataaggaaagaCGTGGGGGTTGTATTCACATTccgatggtttaagacactaacCAGACCTCTGaaaacaaagagaaactggtagaatatacaaaggaaaagtactagctgctccaaacatggctatgaatacagaaagaactcttaaacatatatgcattctccacactactATGcactgagtaataatcagtggtgTTGTTGGGGATAAAAAAAAAGTgatcgttgtgatgcgtttttgaaattaatgcgccatgTATggcatgcttaaaatgaccaaaattcgtaaatatttaatgttattatactTGTGCCTTTTccgacattatatacatacttacagcatgtatataacatcttaatggaggtgtttctctgagggcttttataggcagaatagagcgaccgCCATAAGCTCAATTGTAAGCCGACTTTTGAtcccatttatttactatttagaatgcataaaagaagaaaaaacaaatgtgttctcaccttacataaggattgtgaatggtaagcaaaattccaaaagaaaGCCCTTTAAGGCTACAGTACATTTGATATAATGATGACTCAGTCAGTACTAGtgtgcggtatagctcggttggtagagtggccttgccagcaacttgagggttccaggttcgatccccacttccgccatcctagtcactgccgttgtgtccttgggcaagacactttacccacatgctgccagtgccacccacactggtttaaatggaacttagatattgggtttcactatgtaaaagcgctttgagtcactagagaaaagcgctatataaatatacttcacttcactttgtaAT is a genomic window of Entelurus aequoreus isolate RoL-2023_Sb unplaced genomic scaffold, RoL_Eaeq_v1.1 HiC_scaffold_422, whole genome shotgun sequence containing:
- the LOC133645523 gene encoding zinc finger protein OZF-like — encoded protein: MATTSSQHKRDSASPMEEKGKNGRLEVSNNMLLESSLSPEQSVNEILTHHVEQDIQQLNGHPEEILPQPHGGSSTLKQEAPKPPYAKEEEEELCITQEGERRLGPQEADLNNLQLNVVCVNIEDDDNKPQVDNLIAPLSDSEAEDGFAEPWSSDTDCEGDMRSHTGSKHSEHSKNKTGKTCLTCSICAKSFTQKRNLTQHMRAHTGEKTLSCSVCGKRCTKKSHLTEHMRTHTGEKPFQCSVCCKSFSQNCNLTKHMRTHTGEKPFDCSICGKRFSQNSHLPEHMRTHTGEKPFICSVCGKSFGQKNTLSDHMRTHTGEKPFICLVCGKRFSLKRPLTVHMKTHTGEKTFNCSVCSKSFYSRPGLTQHIMKHTGGKTFRCSVCDKRFWKRSLLSYHMRTHTGEKPFSCSVCSKSFMYRQKLTRHIMTHRRKTLKRQVL